One genomic region from Jilunia laotingensis encodes:
- a CDS encoding SusC/RagA family TonB-linked outer membrane protein has translation MPRNNLLRFSTFIALLLVSITSFAQQLLVKGSVLSKTDNEPIIGATVMEKGTNNGTITDIDGNFTLKVSNPKAQVEVSYVGFISQLLNAATTMRIIMEEDTRNLEEIVVVGYQTQRKVDLTGAVSVVDMKQPISESNPNVLNSLQGKVAGVQISTDAAPGGGGTKIRVRGMSTVNGNDPLYIIDGVPTTENLNSLSSNDIESIQVLKDASSASIYGSRAANGVVVITTKKGSGNRISVNVDISGSFQTVAKQFEMLNAQQWGEAYWTANKNAGLKPSHPFYGDGDTPVLIEYLDDARKVKASDTDWQDAIYRSAWTQNYAANVMNSGERGTIMFSANYTNQDGLMDYTYFQRFSARVNSTYKISKYLSVGENLMVAKWNDLGYTTQNDRGIPYGAMRQHPAIPVKDSDGKFTNPLSLANSDIANPVHELYNGRDNSNESWRIFGNAYLEIFPVKGLSLKSNIGIEHVQFLNQALNRKVQESDKNSVSRAYGQGDTWTWTNTANYNLKLNNHNLTILAGTEAISYKYQGLSAYRDTYKFEDDHYMVIDAGEGTQTNGGGKSAWALFSLFAKADYNWNDRYLLSATIRRDATSRLYKDNNSGVFPAFSAAWRISEEEFMPESDILTNAKIRFGWGQTGNSAIDNNYASYSTYRYDVGNGAYDLNGSGNKTLAGIIVATSGNRNLKWETTTQTNIGLDFGFFNNSLNMSFDYYLKNTKDVLTIPPTLSVAGENASMWTNTGSVKNRGFEWMIDYRSAKYGDFSWGGTLNLSRYKNKVEKLNNLVKFIGGDYRLMEGQPMGVYYGYVVDGIFQNDDEVRNHADQQGKGVGRLKYRDMDGNGVVDDKDQCVIGDPNPDFSLGLSLDFSYKRFTLSAFFTGDFGFDIYNTTKRQLDFMTYGGTSTNRGVSVLDAWTPTHTNTSVPALTVTDNNNEGRMSTYYVEDGSYLKLKYVKLKYDFPSEWLKKFGASGLSIFGQVENLFTITNYSGLDPELPLGDYGARVDTAPYPIARTFSMGVNLKF, from the coding sequence ATGCCAAGAAACAATCTTCTTAGATTTAGCACATTTATTGCTCTTCTATTAGTGAGCATAACTTCGTTTGCTCAACAATTACTGGTTAAAGGTTCTGTACTTTCAAAAACCGATAATGAACCTATTATCGGTGCTACGGTTATGGAGAAAGGTACAAACAATGGTACTATCACCGATATTGATGGTAATTTCACACTTAAAGTAAGCAATCCGAAAGCTCAGGTGGAAGTTTCGTATGTCGGGTTTATCTCTCAATTATTGAATGCCGCTACTACGATGAGAATAATCATGGAAGAAGATACGCGGAATCTTGAAGAGATTGTGGTTGTAGGATATCAGACACAGCGTAAAGTAGATCTTACCGGTGCCGTTTCCGTGGTCGATATGAAACAACCCATCAGTGAATCCAATCCGAATGTTCTTAACTCTCTTCAAGGCAAAGTGGCAGGTGTACAGATCAGTACAGATGCGGCTCCCGGTGGGGGAGGGACTAAAATCAGAGTACGTGGTATGAGTACTGTGAATGGGAATGATCCCCTTTATATTATTGATGGCGTTCCTACTACGGAGAATCTTAATTCTTTGAGTAGTAATGACATCGAATCTATACAAGTATTGAAAGATGCTTCCTCTGCTTCTATTTATGGTTCACGGGCTGCCAATGGAGTTGTAGTCATTACAACTAAAAAAGGATCAGGCAATCGTATATCGGTAAATGTAGATATCTCAGGAAGTTTTCAAACTGTTGCCAAACAGTTTGAAATGCTGAATGCCCAGCAATGGGGAGAAGCCTATTGGACAGCCAATAAGAATGCAGGGTTGAAACCTAGTCATCCTTTTTATGGAGATGGCGATACACCGGTGTTGATAGAGTACCTTGATGATGCCCGAAAAGTGAAGGCTTCTGATACGGACTGGCAAGATGCGATTTACCGTTCAGCGTGGACGCAGAATTATGCAGCTAATGTAATGAACAGCGGAGAAAGAGGAACGATCATGTTTTCTGCCAACTATACCAATCAGGACGGTTTAATGGATTATACTTATTTTCAGCGTTTTTCAGCTCGTGTCAATTCTACTTACAAGATTTCGAAATATCTTTCAGTAGGCGAGAACCTCATGGTTGCCAAGTGGAATGATCTGGGATATACTACTCAAAACGACCGGGGTATTCCTTATGGAGCGATGCGGCAACATCCTGCAATTCCAGTAAAAGATAGTGATGGAAAATTTACTAATCCGCTATCGTTGGCGAATTCGGATATAGCCAATCCGGTTCATGAGTTGTATAATGGACGAGATAACTCAAATGAAAGCTGGCGAATTTTCGGGAATGCCTATTTGGAAATTTTTCCCGTTAAAGGATTAAGCTTGAAAAGTAATATCGGAATAGAACATGTACAATTCCTCAATCAGGCATTGAACCGTAAGGTTCAGGAATCCGACAAGAATAGTGTTTCACGGGCTTATGGTCAAGGAGATACTTGGACATGGACAAATACGGCAAATTATAATCTTAAATTGAATAACCACAATCTGACAATACTTGCCGGTACAGAAGCTATATCTTATAAGTATCAAGGGTTGTCCGCCTATCGCGATACCTATAAATTTGAGGATGACCATTATATGGTAATCGATGCTGGAGAAGGCACACAGACAAATGGTGGTGGTAAGTCTGCATGGGCTTTATTCTCTTTGTTTGCAAAGGCGGATTACAATTGGAACGACAGATATTTATTGTCGGCTACCATTCGCCGGGATGCGACATCCCGATTGTATAAAGACAATAACTCCGGTGTATTTCCTGCTTTCTCCGCTGCGTGGAGAATTTCGGAAGAGGAGTTTATGCCGGAATCGGATATTCTGACGAATGCAAAGATCCGTTTCGGCTGGGGACAGACCGGTAATTCCGCTATAGATAATAATTATGCTTCTTATAGCACTTATCGCTATGATGTTGGAAATGGTGCTTATGATTTAAACGGTAGCGGAAACAAAACTTTGGCAGGTATCATCGTTGCTACTTCCGGCAATAGAAACTTGAAATGGGAAACTACCACGCAAACGAATATCGGGTTGGATTTTGGATTCTTCAACAACTCTTTGAATATGAGTTTTGATTATTATCTGAAGAACACAAAAGATGTGCTTACAATTCCTCCTACACTTTCTGTTGCAGGCGAAAATGCTTCTATGTGGACTAATACGGGATCGGTTAAGAATCGTGGATTCGAATGGATGATTGATTATCGTAGTGCTAAATATGGTGACTTTTCATGGGGCGGTACGTTGAACCTTTCCCGTTACAAGAATAAAGTCGAAAAGTTAAATAATCTAGTGAAGTTCATAGGTGGTGATTATCGTCTGATGGAAGGTCAGCCGATGGGAGTATACTATGGGTATGTCGTAGACGGAATTTTTCAAAATGATGATGAAGTTCGCAATCATGCCGACCAACAGGGAAAAGGAGTAGGTCGATTGAAATATCGGGATATGGATGGTAACGGAGTCGTAGATGATAAAGATCAATGTGTGATTGGTGATCCGAATCCTGACTTTTCTTTAGGTTTGAGTTTGGACTTCAGTTATAAACGCTTTACGTTAAGTGCATTCTTTACTGGTGATTTTGGGTTTGATATCTATAATACCACAAAGCGTCAGCTGGATTTCATGACTTATGGCGGGACAAGTACGAATCGGGGTGTTTCGGTACTCGATGCATGGACTCCCACCCATACAAATACGTCGGTACCCGCATTGACTGTTACAGATAATAATAATGAAGGTCGTATGTCTACATATTATGTGGAAGACGGTTCTTATCTGAAACTGAAATATGTTAAACTGAAATATGATTTTCCATCTGAATGGCTGAAGAAGTTTGGTGCTTCCGGGTTGAGTATCTTCGGGCAAGTTGAAAATCTGTTTACGATTACCAATTATTCAGGACTTGATCCGGAACTTCCTCTCGGTGATTACGGAGCCCGTGTGGACACTGCTCCTTATCCAATCGCACGTACTTTCTCAATGGGTGTGAACCTGAAATTTTAA
- a CDS encoding RagB/SusD family nutrient uptake outer membrane protein: protein MKLNYKIATLAFSCAVTFSSCADFLDEKPYGQFTSDQIDDTSIEGLMAAAYAGLEAHFFGNNESFTAPVSNWVFDVRSDDAYKGGGGVSMEASIHQLEISNLTSDNPTGVNKWKNNYYAISRVHKAMRAVNDAKIDNKAPLLAELRLLRGHFYFDLIRIFERIPYLTEDSDPNTTTSSEFTRTEIFDKIKKDFQYAWENLPESQEQPGRFNKYVAAAYMAKLAVETKDWSTAIEFADYVIGSHKYELYDNYLDMSKIEFNNMKESVMAVQFSTANDNAHINWGSLLNTTYSDGNLFGSGDDFFLGSQNLVNAFRTDEKGLPYLDDFNSVNVGPTYMGNIDPRLDFTVGRIGVPFRGYTYNEKWCRAYDIYGEYSGKKGLIDPNSSEMVQGFPWGASSLNYCIIRYADVLLWKAESLIESNQNLDEARKIINDIRAKAKRSVDATYSPVDVDPMQNSYKVEGYPETGWNQEYARKALRMERRLELAMEGHRWFDLVRWGEAVNVINKYMREEESLRPYYKDATITQDEIYLPIPKDEVENSGGLYD, encoded by the coding sequence ATGAAATTAAATTATAAAATAGCAACTCTTGCATTTTCATGTGCGGTAACATTCTCTTCTTGTGCAGATTTTCTGGATGAGAAACCTTATGGGCAATTTACTTCGGATCAGATTGACGACACCTCGATTGAAGGTCTTATGGCAGCCGCTTATGCTGGATTGGAAGCTCATTTCTTTGGAAACAATGAATCGTTTACCGCTCCTGTTTCCAATTGGGTGTTCGATGTACGTTCGGATGATGCCTATAAAGGAGGAGGTGGTGTCAGCATGGAGGCGTCTATTCATCAATTGGAAATATCCAACCTGACCAGTGACAATCCTACCGGTGTGAATAAATGGAAAAATAACTATTATGCTATTTCACGCGTGCATAAAGCCATGCGGGCTGTGAATGATGCAAAGATAGATAATAAAGCTCCTTTACTTGCCGAACTTCGGTTGTTACGTGGACATTTTTATTTTGACTTGATTCGCATATTCGAGCGGATTCCTTATCTCACAGAAGACAGTGATCCGAATACGACCACATCTTCCGAGTTTACCCGTACTGAGATTTTTGATAAAATTAAAAAGGATTTCCAGTATGCATGGGAAAATCTTCCTGAATCCCAGGAACAGCCGGGACGCTTTAATAAGTATGTAGCTGCTGCTTATATGGCAAAACTCGCTGTAGAAACCAAAGATTGGAGTACAGCTATCGAATTTGCCGATTATGTAATAGGAAGTCATAAATATGAACTTTATGACAATTACTTGGACATGTCGAAGATCGAGTTCAATAACATGAAAGAGTCTGTCATGGCCGTACAATTCTCGACAGCAAATGATAATGCGCATATAAATTGGGGAAGCTTATTGAATACTACTTATTCTGACGGTAATCTTTTTGGTAGCGGTGATGATTTCTTTTTGGGCAGCCAAAATCTCGTAAATGCTTTTCGCACCGATGAAAAAGGATTGCCTTATCTGGATGATTTTAATTCTGTTAATGTTGGTCCGACTTACATGGGTAATATCGATCCTCGCCTTGATTTTACGGTGGGACGTATCGGTGTACCTTTCCGTGGATATACTTATAACGAAAAATGGTGCCGTGCCTATGATATCTATGGAGAGTATTCCGGAAAAAAAGGGTTGATCGATCCAAACTCGTCTGAAATGGTTCAGGGATTCCCTTGGGGAGCTTCCAGCCTGAATTATTGCATCATTCGTTATGCCGATGTACTTCTATGGAAAGCTGAGTCTTTGATAGAGTCTAACCAGAATTTGGATGAGGCGCGTAAGATTATCAATGATATTCGTGCCAAAGCTAAAAGAAGTGTAGATGCAACCTATTCTCCGGTAGATGTCGATCCGATGCAAAACAGCTATAAAGTAGAGGGGTATCCTGAGACTGGATGGAATCAGGAATATGCACGTAAGGCATTGCGTATGGAACGTCGTCTGGAATTGGCAATGGAAGGTCATCGTTGGTTCGATCTGGTTCGTTGGGGAGAAGCGGTAAATGTTATTAATAAGTATATGCGTGAAGAAGAAAGTTTACGTCCTTACTACAAAGATGCTACGATTACGCAGGATGAAATTTACTTGCCTATTCCTAAAGATGAGGTCGAAAATTCAGGCGGTTTATATGATTAA